Proteins encoded within one genomic window of Patescibacteria group bacterium:
- a CDS encoding radical SAM protein, whose protein sequence is MKKYFVREESFGYTFFDKRKLRHEFLAKTELKKVLRNRGVSAKEVELIKARRKEYRKDIIYSPIRIYYELTLGCNLRCRYCFNSSGIPRKNELTTKEVMQSLDHLRQSNVLDLRFTGGEITCRSDWFDILQYAKNLGFAISCNINAAYHDDTVSEKFAQLDLDQVTVSIDGIKEHHDLNRGVGSFDRTIKNLAGLHRGGVRLRINTLVNKYSMHDIEYMLDLAAKYTDEINFFTIVFIGRGAELETVEGVTVEDHFKMSVALHKLKPKYPQLRVLHFAEVSRKTSVDKSLGEKFGLRVGPPSGTTTFNLLSDGSYCCGGYAPYIDPSLILGNVRTDDLVDVWQKSQKLEQIRDDGRLLILFCDRCDEFTNGRCQGSKYETELNRFVQPGIKNPTCIYSDSPSLLNITKKL, encoded by the coding sequence ATGAAAAAATATTTTGTCAGAGAGGAGTCTTTTGGCTATACGTTTTTTGATAAACGCAAGCTGAGACACGAATTTTTGGCTAAAACCGAATTGAAGAAGGTTTTGAGGAATAGAGGTGTTTCTGCAAAAGAGGTGGAACTAATCAAGGCCCGGCGGAAGGAGTATCGCAAGGATATTATTTATTCGCCGATTCGGATATACTATGAATTGACGCTAGGTTGTAATTTGCGTTGCCGGTATTGTTTCAATAGTTCTGGTATTCCGAGAAAAAACGAGCTCACTACAAAAGAGGTGATGCAGAGCTTAGATCATCTACGTCAAAGCAACGTTTTGGATTTACGCTTTACCGGCGGGGAAATAACCTGTCGTTCTGATTGGTTTGATATTTTACAATATGCAAAAAATTTGGGGTTTGCTATATCGTGCAATATAAATGCGGCGTATCATGATGATACCGTTAGTGAAAAATTTGCTCAACTGGATCTAGACCAGGTTACGGTTAGTATAGATGGTATCAAAGAGCATCATGACTTAAACCGTGGCGTCGGATCATTTGATAGAACCATAAAGAATCTAGCAGGGCTCCATCGGGGCGGAGTTAGATTGAGGATTAACACTTTGGTTAATAAATATTCTATGCACGACATAGAGTATATGTTGGATCTTGCTGCTAAATATACTGACGAGATCAACTTTTTTACCATCGTATTCATTGGCCGTGGCGCTGAATTGGAGACAGTTGAAGGTGTTACGGTAGAAGATCATTTTAAAATGTCGGTTGCTTTACATAAATTAAAACCAAAATATCCTCAGTTGAGAGTGTTACATTTCGCTGAAGTGTCGCGCAAAACATCTGTTGATAAATCTTTGGGCGAGAAATTCGGCTTGCGCGTTGGTCCGCCTTCAGGCACCACCACTTTTAATCTATTAAGTGATGGTAGCTATTGCTGTGGTGGTTACGCTCCATATATCGATCCGTCGCTCATATTAGGCAATGTCAGAACCGATGATCTTGTTGATGTGTGGCAAAAAAGCCAGAAGCTGGAGCAGATTAGAGATGACGGGAGACTGCTGATTTTGTTTTGTGATCGTTGCGATGAGTTTACTAATGGACGATGTCAGGGGTCAAAATATGAAACGGAATTAAATCGTTTCGTCCAACCAGGCATAAAAAATCCGACCTGTATCTATAGTGATAGTCCTTCATTATTAAATATAACAAAAAAATTATGA
- a CDS encoding NUDIX domain-containing protein, whose product MTDINSLPYRDNVAAIVFRQGKFLLLQRIDWLDTCWKFPQGGVDSGETDEDAVLRECAEELGTNNFVIRAKSQYMNQYDWSNDSVEKAGYRWRGQTQKFFLVEFLGKDEDFKLADEIKKYQWVSHNQLKNYIDHETKDFTNYFDTVEKVLTELSGYLNPNI is encoded by the coding sequence ATGACTGATATTAACAGTCTGCCTTATCGCGACAATGTCGCCGCTATCGTTTTTCGTCAAGGCAAGTTTTTATTATTGCAACGGATAGATTGGTTAGATACTTGCTGGAAGTTTCCTCAGGGAGGCGTTGACAGCGGTGAGACCGATGAAGACGCAGTCTTGAGGGAATGTGCGGAAGAGCTGGGTACGAACAATTTTGTTATTCGAGCCAAAAGTCAATATATGAATCAATACGATTGGAGTAACGATTCTGTTGAAAAGGCTGGATATAGGTGGCGCGGTCAGACACAAAAATTTTTTTTAGTTGAATTTTTGGGTAAAGATGAAGATTTCAAGTTAGCCGACGAGATCAAAAAATATCAGTGGGTGAGTCACAATCAGTTGAAAAACTATATTGATCACGAGACGAAAGATTTTACCAACTATTTTGATACTGTGGAAAAAGTTTTGACAGAATTGTCAGGTTATCTTAATCCTAATATCTAA
- a CDS encoding sugar phosphate nucleotidyltransferase, which translates to MIWILPLAGKGTRTKEMGEFKPFIKINGQPILGWCLSSVKHLFKPTDKIILITTHYFAEKYHFQKETEKLLQKHRIPNPATIITCDEAPGASATILKAKKKINNAEPVIVVNPDQYIDFALPQNFKKNTAYLGVYFNMEKKSGFVRIKNGIITSFVEKKAISYYASAGVYLSPTGKKLVAALEHQIAHGKKLNGEYYIGPAFNYLINNGMTAIPLPVYAKYDLGNPESIKYFRDKRFRY; encoded by the coding sequence ATGATTTGGATACTTCCTCTGGCCGGCAAAGGAACCAGAACCAAAGAGATGGGAGAGTTTAAACCGTTCATCAAAATTAACGGCCAACCTATTCTTGGCTGGTGTCTTTCTTCAGTAAAACACCTCTTTAAGCCAACCGACAAAATAATCCTGATCACCACTCATTATTTCGCAGAAAAATATCATTTTCAGAAAGAAACAGAAAAACTACTACAAAAACATCGGATACCAAACCCAGCCACAATAATCACCTGTGACGAAGCTCCCGGCGCATCCGCCACGATTTTGAAAGCTAAAAAAAAGATCAACAATGCCGAACCGGTGATCGTCGTAAACCCTGATCAGTATATCGACTTTGCCTTACCACAAAATTTTAAAAAAAATACCGCCTATTTGGGCGTCTATTTTAACATGGAAAAAAAATCTGGTTTTGTAAGAATAAAAAATGGCATAATCACCTCCTTTGTCGAAAAAAAAGCCATCTCCTATTATGCCAGCGCCGGAGTCTACTTGTCTCCTACTGGTAAAAAGCTCGTAGCCGCTCTAGAACACCAAATAGCTCACGGAAAAAAATTAAATGGCGAATATTATATTGGCCCAGCTTTCAACTATCTAATCAACAATGGAATGACGGCAATACCCTTGCCGGTGTACGCCAAATACGATCTAGGCAATCCCGAGAGTATAAAATATTTTCGCGATAAACGTTTTAGATATTAG
- a CDS encoding nucleoside-diphosphate kinase → MAVYGSYADQDFFLGLKDFLLSGEVYAYVVIGKDAINVLNAIVGNTDPEKAAVSTIRRRFGESIRRNITHSTKDEVTFFNELRALFTQEEIAKIESRLLAGTTLVAQAV, encoded by the coding sequence ATGGCGGTGTATGGCAGTTATGCCGACCAGGATTTTTTTCTTGGTCTGAAGGATTTCCTTCTTTCGGGTGAAGTCTACGCTTACGTGGTAATAGGTAAAGACGCCATCAATGTCCTTAATGCTATTGTGGGTAACACTGATCCGGAAAAAGCCGCGGTTAGCACAATCCGAAGACGATTTGGCGAGTCCATCAGGAGAAACATCACACATTCCACCAAGGATGAAGTGACTTTCTTCAACGAGCTACGGGCCCTATTCACTCAAGAAGAGATCGCTAAGATTGAGAGTCGGTTGTTAGCCGGTACAACGCTGGTGGCACAAGCCGTCTAA
- the hutH gene encoding histidine ammonia-lyase, with protein sequence MHELEIDGHSLTIKDVYEVAVNNNFKVRVADSAREKIFKARQLVEKAVDEKRLIYGLTTGFGEFKKVAIDKDQTVQLQKNLITSHSIGVGEPFSQAVVRAAVLIRANSLAHGNSGVRLETIEALLDIINYNIYPFVPSQGSVGSSGDLAPLSHLVLCRMGLGEVLVDGQRKESGEFLSGFGLEPLILTSKEGLALNNGTAFMTAVAVLNIVKAQNLIKLADIVTGMSVEVLMGTAAACDHKIHDLRPHQGQIDSADNIRRVCANSEIMESHKHCDRVQDAYALRCSPQVHGAVKDVWRYAYSVVLTEINSVTDNPLIFPDQDEVISGGNFHGEPIAIAMDCLAIGMSELANISDRRIFRLLTGFLNEGLPAFLIPKDKGGLHNGFMIAQYTSASLVSENKVYSHPASVDSIPTSADQEDHVSMGTIAARKLIKIIDNVEQVLAIELMCATQAIDFRQPLKAGSGSFLAHQVVRGVVDFLAEDRPLYRDLEKIVKILPRVINIVEEEIGKIKV encoded by the coding sequence ATGCACGAGTTGGAAATCGATGGTCATAGTTTGACGATTAAAGATGTTTACGAAGTAGCCGTAAACAACAATTTTAAGGTTCGAGTAGCGGATAGCGCAAGAGAAAAAATATTTAAAGCGCGTCAGTTGGTAGAAAAAGCGGTGGATGAGAAAAGGCTGATTTATGGTTTAACTACCGGATTTGGCGAGTTTAAGAAAGTTGCAATCGATAAGGACCAGACTGTGCAGTTGCAAAAAAATTTAATCACCAGTCATTCCATTGGCGTCGGTGAACCTTTTTCGCAGGCAGTCGTTAGGGCTGCTGTTTTAATTCGGGCAAATTCTTTAGCGCATGGCAATTCGGGGGTGCGCCTGGAAACAATCGAAGCGTTGTTAGATATTATTAATTATAATATTTATCCTTTTGTTCCGAGTCAGGGGTCGGTCGGTTCTAGCGGCGATTTGGCGCCTTTGTCGCATTTGGTTTTATGCCGAATGGGATTGGGCGAGGTTTTGGTTGACGGACAAAGGAAAGAAAGCGGTGAATTTCTGTCCGGTTTCGGTTTGGAGCCGTTGATATTGACCTCCAAGGAAGGTCTGGCGCTTAATAACGGTACGGCCTTTATGACTGCAGTGGCGGTTTTAAATATTGTTAAGGCGCAAAATTTGATTAAACTTGCCGATATTGTTACCGGTATGTCGGTCGAAGTTTTAATGGGTACGGCCGCTGCTTGTGATCACAAAATTCATGATTTGCGTCCGCATCAAGGACAGATCGATAGCGCTGATAATATTCGTAGAGTTTGTGCCAATAGCGAGATTATGGAGTCGCATAAACATTGCGATCGGGTGCAGGACGCTTACGCCTTGCGCTGTTCGCCGCAGGTCCATGGCGCGGTCAAAGATGTTTGGCGCTATGCTTATTCGGTAGTTTTAACCGAAATAAACTCGGTTACTGATAATCCGTTGATTTTTCCGGATCAGGACGAGGTAATTTCCGGGGGTAATTTTCATGGCGAGCCGATAGCGATTGCCATGGATTGCCTGGCAATCGGCATGAGCGAACTGGCTAATATTTCTGACAGGAGAATTTTTAGATTATTAACTGGTTTTTTGAATGAAGGTTTGCCGGCTTTTTTAATTCCCAAAGATAAGGGCGGGTTGCACAACGGTTTCATGATCGCGCAATACACCAGCGCTTCGTTGGTTTCCGAAAATAAAGTTTATTCTCATCCGGCTTCCGTTGATTCCATTCCAACTTCGGCTGACCAAGAGGATCATGTTAGTATGGGTACTATCGCGGCGCGAAAATTGATAAAAATTATTGATAATGTCGAGCAGGTTTTAGCCATAGAACTGATGTGCGCCACTCAAGCAATAGATTTTCGTCAGCCGCTTAAAGCCGGCAGCGGCAGTTTTTTGGCTCATCAGGTGGTGCGCGGTGTAGTTGATTTTTTAGCGGAAGATCGTCCGCTTTATCGTGATTTGGAAAAGATAGTCAAAATTTTGCCTCGGGTAATAAATATCGTTGAGGAAGAAATCGGCAAAATAAAGGTTTGA
- the hisS gene encoding histidine--tRNA ligase — protein sequence MNLAVSEKSREETINTKVLPGFMELLPSEQIIFDEMMKKIREVYELYGFISIDTPVIERAEVLLAKAGGETEKQIYSFTKGENDLALRFDLTVPLARYVSDHVNELTFPFRRYHIGKVYRGESPQKGRFREFYQCDIDVIGNENLNLINDAEIPRVIYDVFRKLDFGPFVVRISNRKLINGLMAFLGAERSAVDVMRIIDKIEKVGEEEVKKLLIEIGLTQQAIASVFEFLAIKGSPTEIISKLRDLNITNDFFAMGIAELEEVVRYLEILGMPRDFYNIDLSIARGLDYYTGTVYETVLVSHPEIGSICSGGRYENLAEKYTNKKLPGVGISIGLTRLFSQLQNLGLLNIGPATKTRALVVSFLPDMSASLEIASLLRSAGIPTEVSLEDAKIKARLNYANKLGIPYVIFIGEDEISAGKFMLKDMTTSSQSMVTKENLVEILKKY from the coding sequence ATGAATTTGGCAGTAAGCGAAAAGTCAAGAGAAGAAACGATAAATACCAAGGTTTTGCCTGGTTTTATGGAGTTGTTGCCGTCCGAACAGATAATTTTTGACGAGATGATGAAAAAAATACGAGAGGTTTATGAACTCTATGGATTTATTTCCATTGACACGCCGGTGATCGAAAGGGCAGAAGTGTTGCTTGCTAAAGCCGGGGGAGAGACCGAGAAACAAATTTATAGTTTTACCAAGGGTGAAAACGATTTGGCTTTGAGATTCGATCTGACTGTTCCGCTCGCCAGATATGTGAGCGATCATGTCAACGAATTGACGTTTCCATTTCGCCGCTATCATATTGGTAAAGTATATCGCGGAGAAAGTCCGCAGAAAGGTCGGTTTCGTGAATTTTATCAGTGCGATATTGACGTGATTGGTAACGAAAATCTGAATCTTATAAATGATGCCGAAATTCCGCGGGTGATTTATGATGTTTTTCGTAAACTGGACTTTGGTCCGTTTGTAGTTCGTATCAGCAACAGGAAATTGATCAATGGTCTTATGGCTTTTTTGGGCGCCGAACGGTCAGCAGTGGACGTTATGCGAATAATTGACAAGATTGAGAAAGTTGGAGAAGAAGAGGTTAAAAAATTATTGATTGAGATTGGTTTGACACAGCAAGCAATCGCCAGTGTTTTTGAATTTTTAGCAATCAAAGGTTCACCAACCGAGATAATCAGTAAGTTACGCGATCTTAATATAACTAACGATTTTTTTGCCATGGGAATCGCCGAACTGGAAGAGGTTGTTCGATATTTGGAAATATTGGGTATGCCGAGAGATTTTTATAACATTGATTTATCTATTGCGCGCGGACTCGATTATTATACCGGTACCGTTTATGAAACAGTGCTTGTTAGTCACCCGGAAATCGGATCTATTTGTTCCGGCGGAAGATATGAAAATTTAGCGGAAAAATACACCAATAAAAAACTTCCCGGCGTCGGAATATCAATCGGGCTGACTAGACTTTTTTCTCAACTGCAAAATTTAGGACTCTTAAATATTGGTCCTGCCACAAAAACTCGGGCATTAGTAGTTTCTTTTTTACCAGATATGTCGGCTTCTTTGGAGATTGCTTCCTTGCTTCGTTCCGCGGGTATTCCAACTGAAGTTTCTCTCGAAGATGCTAAAATAAAAGCGCGTCTTAATTATGCGAATAAATTAGGGATACCGTATGTTATTTTTATTGGTGAAGATGAAATATCGGCAGGTAAGTTTATGTTAAAAGATATGACGACTAGCTCTCAGTCTATGGTTACCAAAGAAAACCTTGTTGAAATATTAAAGAAATATTAG
- a CDS encoding phosphoribosyltransferase: MNDKFYLITEDLGNLVRHFLLRDGSQETRDLPTDKILVAPRRLLQTEIKHLLQEHRVLVFKEAYFRARLNDQVDKNRSADRLVVAMDYYASKPDYILHITRVSIPDQNAPGKWVKINDPRHRPGELSVADQVRSISNIAKQNQKDIVLVDDGIWSSGTFEHIIKLFAENNVRVVKIVAGIVAKKDLTDSSILDRTDFLHSFESKNMADWICERDFFIGSPFFGRTLGTNGGSEPDPRGIGIPYCQPLGDCDWASIDPARAQAFSQLCIKASKSLFLEIEKHLGRQIMVGELRTMPLGAHRQPQMPFVDWLDQLAGQI, translated from the coding sequence ATGAACGACAAATTCTATTTGATCACCGAGGACCTAGGAAATCTTGTCCGACATTTTCTCCTGCGCGACGGCAGCCAAGAAACAAGGGATCTACCCACGGATAAAATCTTGGTTGCTCCGCGCAGGTTACTACAAACCGAGATTAAACACTTGCTGCAGGAACATCGGGTATTGGTATTCAAAGAAGCGTATTTTCGCGCCAGACTTAACGATCAGGTCGACAAAAACCGTTCAGCCGACCGTCTGGTGGTGGCAATGGATTACTACGCCAGTAAACCCGACTACATCTTGCATATCACCCGGGTTTCCATTCCTGACCAAAACGCGCCTGGAAAATGGGTCAAAATCAACGATCCGCGCCACCGCCCAGGTGAACTGTCGGTAGCCGATCAGGTTCGATCGATCAGTAATATCGCCAAACAAAACCAGAAAGACATTGTTTTGGTTGACGACGGCATCTGGAGTTCCGGCACCTTCGAACACATCATTAAGTTGTTCGCGGAAAACAACGTCAGGGTGGTTAAAATCGTCGCCGGAATCGTGGCAAAAAAAGACCTGACCGACAGCAGTATTTTGGATCGCACCGACTTTCTTCACTCTTTCGAAAGTAAAAACATGGCTGATTGGATCTGCGAACGAGACTTTTTTATCGGGTCGCCTTTCTTTGGTCGAACTTTGGGAACCAACGGCGGCAGCGAACCCGATCCGCGCGGCATCGGCATCCCCTATTGCCAGCCACTGGGTGATTGCGACTGGGCCAGCATTGACCCGGCTCGCGCTCAAGCCTTCTCGCAACTTTGCATCAAAGCGTCCAAATCACTATTCCTGGAAATCGAAAAACACCTGGGTCGGCAAATTATGGTCGGCGAACTGCGAACCATGCCACTCGGAGCCCACCGCCAGCCGCAAATGCCGTTTGTCGACTGGCTGGATCAACTGGCTGGTCAAATTTGA
- a CDS encoding HAD hydrolase family protein, with product MAINKKKIVLLDVDGTILDNRYQFNIEELTWLAAIAKAKAAGFYVGLNSDSPYESLRACYDKWQMNGPIISEKGATVWTPDFELPQVLAPFKTGAFPVVRNQLRLVTPLKKFGINYFVWVDFLNFQEKKAQIKANQRVLMVNQFRRHSLSFYAMRNVDGNNIQPDFEVLEAVRDFIKDCLRNGHAIKKEDLDIDSNRDYGICIFHHVATTKKNAITWLNMRYPDYPVFMVGNSMSDYCGPKNVTHLAVGGASQEFKDFSAYTATADLTEGVVEILKRLTAT from the coding sequence ATGGCTATAAACAAAAAAAAGATCGTCTTGCTAGACGTCGACGGAACGATCCTTGACAATCGATATCAATTCAATATCGAAGAACTGACTTGGCTTGCCGCTATCGCCAAAGCCAAAGCCGCTGGTTTCTACGTCGGTCTCAATTCTGACAGTCCGTACGAAAGCCTGCGTGCCTGTTATGACAAATGGCAAATGAACGGACCGATTATTTCCGAAAAAGGCGCAACGGTCTGGACGCCTGACTTCGAGCTACCGCAGGTTCTCGCGCCTTTCAAAACCGGCGCCTTTCCTGTTGTTCGCAATCAACTACGGTTGGTGACTCCGCTCAAAAAATTCGGAATAAACTATTTCGTCTGGGTAGACTTTCTCAATTTTCAAGAAAAAAAAGCTCAGATCAAAGCCAACCAACGCGTTTTGATGGTCAATCAATTCCGGCGCCACAGTCTCAGTTTTTACGCCATGCGCAATGTCGACGGCAATAACATCCAACCCGATTTCGAAGTACTGGAAGCCGTCCGTGACTTCATCAAGGACTGCTTGCGAAACGGTCACGCGATCAAAAAAGAAGATCTCGATATCGATTCCAACCGTGATTACGGCATCTGTATTTTTCACCACGTTGCCACGACCAAGAAAAATGCTATCACTTGGCTCAATATGCGTTATCCCGACTATCCCGTCTTTATGGTGGGTAACAGCATGTCCGACTACTGCGGTCCGAAAAACGTTACCCATTTGGCGGTAGGCGGAGCCTCGCAAGAGTTTAAAGATTTCTCCGCCTATACTGCGACTGCCGACCTGACCGAAGGCGTTGTAGAAATCCTGAAAAGACTAACCGCTACCTAA
- a CDS encoding nucleoside phosphorylase has product MSMQPHIKCQEGDIAKIVLIPGDPARVKKIVTYWDEAKEVANNREFLTYTGKYKGIPISATSTGIGGPSAAIAVEELANIGAKAFIRIGTCGAFKKEINPGDLIIPFAAIRAEGTTKEYVPAEFPAVADPNIFRTLEETAKEKSFVYFTGINRTHDAFYEHLDNMLRWGDIYKDKRMSKWNTPLVSSEMECSTVFLVAMLRGLKCGTILSVNTTEPLDEIAENPDLIYELIESPNAADGIDKAIQVALDTAVKISPSIE; this is encoded by the coding sequence ATGTCAATGCAACCACACATTAAATGCCAAGAAGGAGATATTGCTAAAATAGTTTTAATACCCGGTGATCCGGCTAGAGTTAAAAAAATCGTCACCTACTGGGACGAAGCCAAGGAAGTCGCTAATAACCGGGAATTTTTAACTTATACCGGAAAATACAAAGGCATCCCGATTTCCGCTACCTCAACAGGTATTGGCGGACCATCGGCTGCTATCGCCGTAGAAGAACTGGCTAATATCGGCGCCAAAGCTTTTATCCGAATCGGCACCTGCGGCGCTTTCAAAAAAGAAATAAATCCTGGCGATTTGATTATCCCCTTTGCCGCTATCCGCGCTGAAGGCACCACCAAAGAGTATGTACCGGCTGAATTTCCCGCCGTTGCCGACCCCAATATTTTTCGCACGCTCGAAGAGACTGCTAAAGAAAAAAGTTTTGTTTATTTTACCGGCATCAACCGCACTCATGACGCTTTTTATGAACACCTGGACAATATGCTACGTTGGGGCGATATTTACAAAGATAAAAGAATGAGTAAATGGAACACACCGCTGGTCAGTTCAGAAATGGAATGTAGCACGGTTTTTCTGGTCGCCATGTTACGCGGCTTAAAGTGCGGTACAATTCTCTCCGTCAATACCACCGAACCGTTAGATGAAATCGCGGAAAATCCGGATTTGATTTATGAATTAATCGAAAGCCCCAATGCCGCTGATGGTATAGATAAAGCAATCCAAGTAGCGCTCGATACAGCCGTCAAAATCAGTCCGTCAATTGAATAA
- the hisS gene encoding histidine--tRNA ligase: protein MSTEKTIKPEALGGFRDFLPQEMEQREWLINRVIEVYRSFGFVPLKTPALERASVLGVDKPNFGMQVYRFNFGELDVSLRFDLTVPLSRVVAAYSDQLPRPFKRYQLGDVWRGEKAQAGRYREFAQLDADIVGSASMVADAEIISIIIKVMEALDVGRFCVRFNNRKILNALPEYAGFDPTKIKLVLRALDRLEKVGIEGVVADLARQPDNEYDETAPNLNPDQIAKIVRFIDLGKAKIDAPKIMLAELRELFASSPIGQEGIAELEEICQYLYAYGLDSMNWVIDLSVARGLDYYTGPVFETTLLDLPDIGSVMSGGRFDDLVMRFTGNKIPATGASVGVDRLFTALEELGRLPQIKTKTLALIVNWRDSFVAERLKLASDLRADGFNVDFFPDGDVPLKEQIAFALKRGIRYVILLGEKEVAGNVVALKDLEFRSQDNLNRGALRDFLQFATREAT, encoded by the coding sequence ATGTCAACCGAAAAAACCATAAAACCCGAGGCGCTCGGCGGCTTTCGCGATTTTTTGCCCCAGGAGATGGAGCAGCGTGAATGGCTGATCAACAGAGTGATCGAGGTGTATCGCAGTTTCGGGTTTGTGCCGCTCAAAACTCCGGCTCTGGAAAGGGCGAGTGTTTTGGGGGTCGACAAGCCAAATTTTGGCATGCAGGTTTACCGCTTCAACTTCGGCGAACTCGATGTTTCGTTGCGGTTCGATCTGACCGTTCCGCTTTCCCGAGTGGTTGCCGCTTACAGCGACCAGCTGCCTCGACCGTTTAAGCGTTATCAGCTCGGTGATGTTTGGCGCGGTGAGAAAGCGCAAGCCGGGCGTTATCGTGAGTTCGCTCAACTTGATGCGGACATCGTCGGATCGGCATCGATGGTTGCTGATGCGGAAATCATCAGTATTATCATTAAGGTGATGGAGGCGCTCGACGTCGGTCGGTTTTGCGTCCGGTTCAACAATAGGAAGATTCTCAACGCTCTGCCCGAGTATGCCGGTTTCGATCCGACCAAAATTAAGCTGGTCTTGCGTGCGCTCGATCGTCTGGAAAAAGTTGGCATCGAAGGCGTAGTCGCTGATTTGGCTCGACAGCCGGACAACGAATACGACGAGACGGCGCCCAATCTGAATCCCGACCAGATCGCCAAGATCGTTCGGTTTATCGATTTGGGTAAGGCCAAAATTGATGCTCCCAAAATTATGCTTGCTGAGCTGCGTGAGCTTTTCGCCAGCTCTCCAATCGGTCAAGAAGGTATTGCCGAACTCGAAGAGATTTGCCAGTACCTTTATGCCTACGGTCTCGACTCGATGAATTGGGTGATCGATTTGTCGGTTGCTCGCGGGCTCGACTACTATACCGGGCCGGTATTTGAAACGACCTTGCTTGATTTGCCGGATATCGGCAGTGTCATGTCGGGTGGCCGTTTTGACGACCTGGTAATGCGTTTTACCGGCAACAAGATTCCGGCTACCGGTGCTTCGGTTGGCGTTGATCGGCTCTTTACCGCGCTGGAAGAATTGGGTCGATTGCCACAGATCAAAACCAAAACTTTGGCTTTGATTGTTAACTGGCGCGACAGCTTTGTGGCGGAACGTCTGAAACTGGCAAGCGATTTACGAGCTGATGGTTTCAACGTCGATTTTTTTCCGGATGGTGACGTACCGCTCAAAGAGCAGATCGCTTTTGCCCTCAAGCGAGGTATTCGTTACGTTATCCTGCTGGGGGAAAAGGAAGTTGCCGGAAATGTCGTTGCGCTCAAAGACCTGGAGTTTCGTAGCCAGGACAACCTTAATCGCGGGGCTTTGCGTGACTTTCTGCAGTTCGCCACTCGCGAAGCCACTTGA